The Onthophagus taurus isolate NC chromosome 2, IU_Otau_3.0, whole genome shotgun sequence genome includes a window with the following:
- the LOC111415137 gene encoding protein FAM107B isoform X6 translates to MPITEDVPVEIKNSQEDLTKDNNIARCTIDELKNKFGNQETGDPDSLTAMIPESQRGSPHPPTPLLTADGLIMPRKLHNPVLDNAERQNLHRELLFNQKIGKNVLNQKSELQRALEKHKTNIAKKEYETNMNAMSPELEKVIADRAKKRQEVNAGSTENEDDKGLSKEFLQARAKLKARSDVK, encoded by the exons GACCTGACGAAGGATAACAACATTGCCAGGTGTACCATAGACGAGTTGAAGAACAAGTTTGGAAATCAAGAAACAG GAGACCCGGATTCGTTGACTGCCATGATACCGGAATCGCAGAGGGGATCTCCGCATCCCCCGACGCCGCTTCTCACCGCGGATGGGCTAATTATGCCTAGGAAATTGCATAATCCCGTACTCGACAATGCTGAAAGACAAAACTTACACCGGGAACTGCTGttcaatcaaaaaat AGGTAAAAACGTATTGAACCAAAAATCGGAATTACAGAGAGCGTTGGAAAAACACAAGACAAACATTGCTAAAAAAGAATATGAAACCAACATGAATGCCATGTCTCCTGAGTTAGAGAAGGTCATAGCAGATAGAGCTAAAAAACGACAAGAGGTCAATGCTGGATCAACAGAG AATGAAGACGATAAAGGCCTCAGCAAAGAATTTTTACAAGCCAGGGCTAAGTTAAAAGCCAGATCTGACGTAAAGTAA